In Sphingomonas sp. SORGH_AS_0950, the following are encoded in one genomic region:
- a CDS encoding tryptophan halogenase family protein, translated as MTPSPIEHVVIVGGGTAGWMMAAAAGRYLDNGRRRITLVESDAIGTVGVGEATIPSILNFNALLGIDEAEFLRATQGSFKLGIAFTGWHRPDSQYIHPFGHHGRDIQGLNFHQLWLKMQGQPGVGPIGDYSASTVAMERAAFGKPLPDPRSPLSGLAYAYHFDAGLYAAFLRRRAEADGVARVEGRIVAVERHENGDVAGVRLEDGRRIAGDLFVDCSGFRSLLLGDTLGVPFEDWSHWLPCDRAIAVPTERTEPLLPYTRATAHEAGWQWRIPLQHRTGNGVVYASRFMDDDAAERLLLSRLDAAPTATPRRLSFTAGCRQRLWERNVVALGLAGGFLEPLESTSIHLIQQGISKLFALFPDKRLSPVERDEYNRQMGDNYRSIRDFIILHYHATARDDSPFWDHVRTMALPDTLTRKIALFREKGRIFRYEDELFATPSWVAVLLGQGVMPQGYDPVIDALDDDRVLAALRQMRQATATAVAGLPPHAVALARIVAGQG; from the coding sequence ATGACCCCTTCCCCCATCGAACATGTCGTGATCGTCGGCGGCGGCACCGCCGGATGGATGATGGCGGCCGCCGCCGGGCGCTATCTGGACAATGGCCGCCGCCGGATCACCTTGGTGGAATCGGACGCGATCGGCACGGTCGGCGTCGGCGAGGCTACCATCCCCTCGATCCTGAACTTCAACGCGCTGCTCGGCATCGACGAGGCGGAGTTCCTGCGCGCCACCCAGGGCAGCTTCAAGCTGGGGATCGCATTCACCGGCTGGCACCGTCCCGACAGCCAATACATCCACCCCTTCGGCCATCATGGCCGCGACATTCAGGGGCTGAACTTCCATCAGCTCTGGCTGAAGATGCAGGGGCAGCCGGGCGTCGGGCCGATCGGCGACTATTCCGCCTCGACCGTCGCGATGGAGCGCGCCGCGTTCGGCAAGCCCCTGCCCGATCCGCGCTCCCCGCTGTCGGGGCTGGCCTATGCCTATCATTTCGATGCCGGGCTTTATGCCGCCTTTCTGCGCCGGCGTGCGGAGGCGGACGGGGTCGCGCGGGTCGAGGGGCGGATCGTCGCGGTCGAGCGGCATGAAAACGGCGATGTCGCGGGCGTGCGGCTGGAGGATGGCCGCCGGATCGCGGGCGACCTGTTCGTCGACTGTTCGGGCTTCCGCAGCCTGTTGCTGGGCGACACGCTGGGCGTGCCGTTCGAGGACTGGTCGCACTGGCTGCCCTGCGACCGCGCCATCGCGGTGCCGACCGAGCGGACCGAGCCGCTGCTCCCCTATACCCGCGCCACCGCGCACGAAGCGGGCTGGCAATGGCGCATCCCGCTCCAGCACCGGACCGGCAATGGCGTGGTCTATGCCAGCCGGTTCATGGACGACGATGCGGCGGAGCGCCTGCTCTTGTCCCGGCTCGACGCCGCGCCGACCGCGACGCCCCGGCGGCTGTCCTTCACCGCCGGATGCCGCCAGCGCCTGTGGGAGCGCAACGTCGTGGCGCTGGGCCTCGCAGGGGGCTTTCTGGAGCCGCTGGAATCGACCAGCATCCACCTGATCCAGCAGGGCATCTCGAAACTGTTCGCGCTCTTCCCCGACAAGCGGCTCTCGCCGGTCGAGCGTGACGAGTATAACCGGCAGATGGGCGACAATTACCGCTCGATCCGCGACTTCATCATCCTTCACTATCATGCGACCGCGCGCGACGATTCCCCCTTCTGGGACCATGTCCGCACCATGGCCCTGCCCGACACGCTGACCCGCAAGATTGCGCTGTTCCGCGAAAAGGGGCGCATCTTCCGCTATGAGGACGAGCTGTTCGCGACGCCCAGTTGGGTCGCGGTGCTGCTGGGCCAGGGGGTGATGCCCCAGGGCTATGACCCCGTGATCGACGCGCTGGACGACGACCGGGTGCTCGCCGCGTTGCGCCAGATGCGACAGGCGACCGCCACCGCCGTGGCGGGCCTGCCGCCGCATGCGGTGGCGCTGGCGCGGATCGTCGCCGGTCAGGGCTGA
- a CDS encoding tryptophan 7-halogenase, translating into MNRRTLPAHVAVAGGGPVAFAAALAFAQAMPGTRVTLIPAPVPDAALADRWPLALPSAHAMLARLHCPPDMLLAHGVATPRLATRFLDWSADGTAWMVADEPAPPLAGAPLHQLWLRAGAPMPFHALHPACVAAEAGLVPRDVEPGLHLDARRLRDGLASLARQTGVGLASAPLAAATTDTGGVTALQLSDGGRIEADLVIDATGPARLVATSQGFEGWGGSLPCHHLRLEPSAAASPIDSYRAVADGWTATWPGAAVRASRGAAPGAIAFAPGRLSSPMRGNVLALGEAAVQPGPLCLTGFTLALAQIALALELLPTGPDMPLLSAEYNRRANQRADRMRDFLAAHYIATTTPPAMPPSLATIISQFERRGTLPPADEDSVERDAWIAMLIGQGLRPERSDPIAMGIPREVARRAVLDRAGQWRAAAGKRGS; encoded by the coding sequence ATGAACCGCCGCACCCTTCCCGCCCATGTCGCGGTCGCGGGCGGCGGGCCGGTCGCCTTCGCCGCCGCGCTCGCCTTTGCGCAGGCCATGCCGGGCACCCGGGTCACGCTGATCCCCGCGCCCGTGCCCGACGCCGCGCTGGCGGATCGCTGGCCGCTCGCGCTGCCGTCCGCCCATGCGATGCTCGCGCGGCTGCATTGCCCGCCCGACATGCTGCTGGCGCACGGCGTGGCGACGCCGCGCCTCGCCACGCGCTTCCTCGACTGGAGCGCGGACGGGACGGCGTGGATGGTCGCGGACGAGCCCGCCCCGCCGCTTGCCGGTGCACCGCTGCACCAGCTCTGGCTCCGGGCCGGGGCGCCGATGCCGTTCCACGCGCTCCACCCCGCCTGCGTCGCCGCCGAGGCGGGCCTGGTTCCCCGCGATGTCGAGCCTGGGCTCCATCTGGATGCGCGGCGGCTGCGCGACGGGCTGGCCTCGCTCGCCCGGCAGACGGGGGTTGGCCTAGCAAGTGCCCCGCTCGCCGCAGCGACGACCGACACCGGCGGCGTGACGGCGCTGCAACTCTCTGATGGCGGTCGGATCGAGGCCGATCTGGTCATCGACGCGACCGGCCCGGCGCGGCTGGTCGCCACCTCCCAGGGGTTCGAGGGCTGGGGCGGCAGCCTGCCCTGTCATCACCTTCGGCTGGAGCCGTCCGCCGCGGCCTCCCCCATCGACAGCTACCGCGCCGTGGCGGACGGCTGGACCGCCACATGGCCCGGCGCGGCGGTAAGGGCCAGCCGGGGCGCGGCACCGGGCGCGATCGCCTTTGCCCCCGGCCGCCTGTCGTCTCCGATGCGTGGCAACGTCCTGGCGCTGGGCGAAGCGGCGGTGCAGCCGGGGCCGCTGTGCCTGACCGGCTTCACGCTGGCGCTGGCGCAGATCGCGCTGGCGCTGGAATTGCTGCCGACCGGCCCCGACATGCCCCTGCTGTCGGCCGAATATAATCGCCGCGCGAACCAGCGCGCCGACCGGATGCGCGACTTCCTCGCCGCGCATTACATCGCCACCACGACGCCCCCCGCCATGCCCCCGTCGCTGGCCACCATAATCTCCCAGTTCGAACGGCGCGGCACCCTGCCCCCGGCGGACGAGGACTCGGTCGAGCGCGATGCCTGGATCGCGATGCTGATCGGCCAGGGCCTGCGCCCCGAGCGGTCCGATCCCATCGCGATGGGCATTCCGCGCGAGGTCGCACGCCGGGCCGTGCTCGACAGGGCTGGACAGTGGCGCGCCGCCGCCGGAAAGCGCGGATCATGA
- a CDS encoding tryptophan halogenase family protein, giving the protein MSGDPSADDRVRIIVIGGGTAGWMTAAGLVGLLPAACTVHLVESEEIGIVGVGEATLPHLRAYLERLGIDEAEFMAATDATYKLGIEFRDFGRIGDRYIHPFGTYGRPLADIGFHHYWLRRQAEGAPVPPIGAYSAGVAAAEARRFERPGTDPDDPTTSFGYAYQFDATRFAPFLRRWAEARGARRTEGRVVAVERDAGDGAVRAVTLADGTRIEGDLFIDCSGFRSLLLGQELAEPWEDWSHWLPCDRAVAVPSASPDAPTEPFTRATATLAGWRWRIPLRHRVGNGHVYASAFCDDERAAELLLAGLDGPALAEPRFLKFRAGRRRRSFVGNVVAVGLASGFLEPLESTSIYLVQAAITALVEHFPDAHVTDGDRDGFNAAIDAEYDRIRDFLILHYHATTRDDSPFWNHVRTMTVPDTLAEKMELWRATAQVAHYRHGLFLEPSWVAVYLGQGVVPHGWDPRADRPEGAGLDRALSGLSRAIADRVARMPTHDAALAAIAAGARA; this is encoded by the coding sequence GTGAGCGGCGATCCATCGGCGGACGACCGGGTGCGCATCATCGTGATCGGCGGCGGCACGGCAGGCTGGATGACCGCGGCGGGACTGGTCGGCCTGTTGCCCGCGGCGTGCACCGTCCACCTGGTCGAGTCCGAGGAGATCGGCATCGTCGGCGTCGGCGAGGCGACCCTGCCGCATCTGCGCGCCTATCTCGAACGGCTGGGCATCGACGAAGCCGAATTCATGGCGGCGACCGATGCCACCTACAAGCTGGGGATCGAGTTCCGCGATTTCGGCCGGATCGGCGACCGCTATATCCACCCCTTCGGCACCTATGGCCGTCCGCTCGCCGATATCGGCTTTCACCATTACTGGCTGCGTCGCCAAGCCGAAGGCGCGCCGGTGCCGCCGATCGGCGCCTATTCGGCCGGGGTCGCAGCCGCCGAGGCCCGCCGGTTCGAGCGGCCGGGCACCGACCCCGACGATCCCACCACCAGCTTCGGCTATGCCTATCAGTTCGACGCGACCCGCTTCGCGCCCTTTCTCCGCCGCTGGGCCGAGGCGCGCGGCGCGCGGCGGACCGAGGGGCGCGTCGTAGCGGTCGAGCGCGATGCGGGCGACGGCGCGGTCCGGGCCGTGACGCTGGCCGACGGCACGCGGATCGAGGGCGATCTGTTCATTGACTGCTCGGGGTTTCGCAGCCTGTTGCTGGGGCAGGAACTGGCCGAACCCTGGGAGGACTGGTCGCACTGGCTGCCCTGCGACCGTGCGGTGGCGGTGCCGAGCGCCAGCCCCGACGCCCCGACCGAGCCCTTCACCCGGGCCACCGCGACCCTTGCAGGCTGGCGCTGGCGCATCCCGCTGCGCCACCGGGTCGGCAACGGCCATGTCTATGCCAGCGCATTCTGCGACGATGAACGGGCGGCCGAACTGCTGCTGGCCGGGTTGGACGGCCCCGCGCTCGCCGAGCCGCGCTTCCTGAAATTCCGCGCGGGGCGGCGGCGGCGCAGCTTCGTCGGCAATGTCGTGGCGGTCGGGCTCGCCTCGGGCTTTCTCGAACCGCTGGAGTCGACCAGCATCTATCTGGTCCAGGCCGCGATCACCGCGCTGGTCGAGCATTTCCCGGACGCGCATGTCACCGATGGCGACCGCGACGGGTTCAACGCCGCGATCGATGCCGAATATGACCGGATTCGCGATTTCCTGATCCTGCATTATCATGCCACGACCCGCGACGACTCCCCCTTCTGGAACCATGTCCGCACCATGACGGTGCCCGATACGCTGGCCGAGAAGATGGAGTTGTGGCGCGCCACCGCGCAGGTCGCGCATTATCGCCACGGCCTGTTCCTCGAGCCGAGCTGGGTCGCGGTCTATCTGGGCCAGGGCGTCGTACCGCATGGCTGGGACCCGCGCGCCGATCGGCCCGAAGGCGCCGGGCTCGACCGCGCCTTGTCCGGGCTGTCGCGCGCGATCGCCGATCGGGTGGCGCGGATGCCCACCCATGACGCCGCATTGGCGGCCATCGCGGCGGGAGCACGCGCATGA
- a CDS encoding cupin-like domain-containing protein has translation MRQDSEASATADWIARAPRVAERSAPTTQDSFLALVEAATPVVLRGLVESWPVVAAARRGTAALADCLRGYDGARPLGLMAGDPAIGGRFFYRDDFGGFNFERAQIPLPLLLEALLRAEGQDEPPALYAGASTAAEHFPGWTRDHPLPLPVGDAQARLWIGNGSRVSAHYDMASNIAAVAAGRRRVVLFPPEQAANLYVGPLDMTMAGQPTSMVDLERPDLTRFPRFAAAQAAAQVAELGPGDAIYIPAMWWHEIRADGPLNLLVNYWWTRGTSDAPFAALVHAILAVRDRPAAERAAMREWFDHYVFGEDAARVADHLPPAVRGILGPPSPERDERIRGYLLRMLGAGQP, from the coding sequence ATGAGACAGGATTCCGAAGCGAGCGCGACCGCCGACTGGATCGCCCGGGCCCCCCGCGTCGCGGAGCGGAGCGCGCCGACCACGCAGGACAGTTTCCTTGCGCTGGTCGAGGCGGCGACTCCGGTGGTGCTGCGCGGTCTGGTCGAGAGCTGGCCGGTGGTCGCGGCGGCGCGGCGGGGAACGGCGGCGCTCGCCGACTGCCTGCGCGGCTATGACGGGGCCAGGCCGCTGGGGCTGATGGCGGGCGATCCCGCGATCGGCGGGCGATTCTTCTACCGCGACGATTTCGGCGGCTTCAATTTCGAGCGCGCGCAAATCCCGCTTCCCCTGTTGCTCGAGGCGTTGCTGCGTGCCGAGGGGCAGGATGAACCGCCTGCGCTTTATGCCGGGGCCAGCACCGCGGCCGAGCATTTCCCCGGCTGGACCCGTGACCATCCGCTGCCCTTGCCGGTCGGCGATGCGCAGGCGCGGCTGTGGATCGGCAATGGCAGCCGGGTGTCGGCGCATTACGACATGGCCAGCAACATCGCCGCCGTCGCGGCCGGACGCCGCCGGGTCGTGCTGTTCCCGCCCGAACAGGCCGCCAACCTCTATGTCGGGCCGCTCGACATGACGATGGCGGGGCAGCCGACCAGCATGGTCGACCTCGAACGCCCCGACCTGACCCGCTTTCCCCGTTTCGCCGCCGCGCAAGCCGCCGCCCAGGTCGCCGAACTGGGGCCGGGCGACGCCATCTATATTCCCGCCATGTGGTGGCACGAGATTCGCGCCGACGGGCCGCTGAACCTGCTGGTCAATTATTGGTGGACGCGCGGTACGTCGGATGCGCCCTTCGCCGCGCTGGTCCATGCCATATTGGCGGTGCGCGACCGACCGGCGGCGGAGCGGGCGGCGATGCGCGAATGGTTCGACCACTATGTCTTTGGCGAGGATGCCGCGCGGGTGGCGGATCACCTGCCCCCGGCGGTGCGCGGCATATTGGGGCCGCCCTCGCCCGAGCGGGACGAGCGGATTCGCGGCTATCTGTTGCGGATGCTGGGCGCCGGTCAGCCCTGA